A window of Dehalococcoidia bacterium genomic DNA:
ATAACTGGTATGCCACCATCGGCGGGGGCGTGGGCAACACCGCCAGCGGCGATTGGGCCACCATCGGCGGGGGCGAGGGCAACACCGCCAGCTGGTGGTACACCACCATCGGCGGGGGCCAGTTCAACACCGCCAGCGGCACTCTGGCCACCATCGGCGGGGGACAGAGCAACATCGCCAGCGGCACTCTGGCCACCATCGGCGGGGGACAGAGCAACACCGCCAGCGGCGGGGCTGCCACCATCGGCGGGGGCGAGCGCAACACCGCCAGCTGGTGGTACACCACCATCGGCGGGGGCCGTTACAACACCGCCAGCGCCGACTCTGCTACCATCGGCGGGGGCCGTTACAACACCGCCAGCGCCGACTCTGCTACCATCGGCGGGGGCGTGGGCAACACCGCCAGCGGCGATTGGGCCACCATCGGCGGGGGCCAGTTCAACACCGCCAGCGGCACTCTGGCCACCATCGGCGGGGGCCAGAGCAACACCGCCAGCGGATGGTCTGCTACCATCGGCGGGGGACAGAGCAACATCGCCAGCGGCGCCTATGCTACCGTCCCCGGAGGCAGGGGCAACACCGCCTCCGGTAACTACGCCTTCGCCACCGGCCGGCGGGCCCAAGCCACCCACGAGGGCTCCTTCGTCTGGGGCGACGCCACCGACGCCGATGTCGCCTCCTCCGCCCCCAACCAGACCACCTTCCGCTCCACAGGCGGCTTCCGCATCTTCACCAACACCGCCCTGTCCACCGGCGTCCAGGTGCCAGCGGGGGGCAACTCCTGGGCCTCCATCAGCGACCGCGCCCTCAAGGACAACCTGACCCCGGTGGATGGGCAGGATGTCCTGCGCCGTCTGCTGGGGGTGCCGGTGTATACCTACACCCTCAAGAGCCAGGACCCCTCAGTGAAGCACATGGGGCCGGTGGCCCAGGACTTCGCCCGTGCCTTCGGGCTGGGGGAGGACGAGCGCTACATCGGGAGCGCCAATGCCGACGGGGTGCTGATGGCAGCTTTGCAAGGCCTGGCCCTGCGCCTGCAGGAGCGGGAGGCCGAACTGGCCCGCCAGAAGGAGGAGATGGACGCCTTGAAGGCTCGTCTCGGCACCCTAGAGGCCCTCGTTGCCGCCCTGCTGACGACCAGCCAACGGCCCTAGCCGGTGCTCCCCGCAACCCATCCTGGAGGGGTGGGGGGGTGGTGGAGCCCCACCCCACCCCTCCAGCCTTTTTTGACGACGCCGGCTGCGCCATCCGCCCCCCTTGACTGTGTCCCCTAGTCCCCTTACGCTCCTTCCCGAGGAGGGGCAGTGTATCCCAGGGACAACCCCCACGGGGAGACGACAACAGTCAGCGTTCCCGCCGTCCGCAGCGTCGGGCTGCGCGCCTGGGCGCTGGTGCGTGCCCTGCGCCCCAAACAGTGGGCCAAAAACATCCTCGTCTTCCTCCCCTTCGCCTTCAGCGTCCACGAACGGTGGAGCCCCGACCAGCCAGGGGAGGCCGCCCTCCTGCTCGGCCAGGCGTCCCTCACCTTTCTCCTCTTCTGCCTGCTCTCCTCGGCCGTCTACCTGGTCAACGACGCCGTGGATGCCCCGCGCGACCGCCTCCATCCCCGCAAGCGCTATCGCCCCATCGCCTCGGGGGCACTCCCCGTAGGGGTAGCGTGGATTGCGGCGGGCCTGTTAGCCGTTGCTGGCGTTGCGGGCTCCTTTGTGCTGGGCCCGGGGCTGGGAGGGGTCGCCTTGATCTACCTGGCCTCCACCACCGCCTACACCTTCCTCCTGAAGCGCCTGGTGCTCCTGGATGTGATGGCCCTCAGCGCGGGCTACATCCTGCGGGCGGTGGCCGGGGCGGTGGCTCTGGCCGCCCCCATCTCCCCGTGGCTCTATGTGGTAACGGGTCTGGGGGCCCTCCTTATCGGCATCGGCAAACGGCGTAATGAACTGGCCCTGGCGCAAGGCTCCGCCTCCCACCAGCGCCCCGTCCTGGGGCAGTATACGCTCCCCCTCCTGGATCAACTCCTGGCTATCGCCGCCACCTCCACCCTGGTGGCCTACATCCTCTACACCTTCACCGCCCCCAACGCCCCCCGCAACCACGCCCTTATGCTCACCATCCCCTTCGTGCTGTTCGGCCTCTTTCGCTACCTCTACCTGGTCTACTCCCGCAACATGGGCGAGGCCCCCGAGGATGTGCTCCTCACCGATAAGCCCATCCTCATCGCCGTGGGGCTGTGGCTCCTAACGGCCGTTGTGGTGCTGGGGCTGATGCGCTAACCCTACCCGCCGTATTTCTTGCGGAAGTAGGGGATAACGTGCAGACCGAACAGTTCTATCACCCGCAGGGTGTGGTAGTTCTCCATCCCCGGCCACTGCACCCGAAAGAGGAAGAAGTTGGCCCCCAAACGCTGGTGGTAGCGCTCTATCTCAGCGATAGCGTCCTCGGGAGTGCCCAAAATGAAGCGTTCCCGCGCCAACTCCTCAAAGGGCACCTGGAAGGACTCCTGCCCCGGCAAGGCCCGGTCCTGCCCCCACTCGGCATAGGCGCGGTATTTGCCCTCCAAGTAGGGGCGGGCCAAGCGCCACGCCTCCTCCCGCGTGGGGGCAATGAACAGTTCCCGCCCCAGGGGGATGTCGGCGGGCGGGGTGTGGCCCGCCCTCTGCACCTCCTGCCGATAGAGGGCCATCTGACGCTCTATGGTGGGCAGGGCAGCGTGGGGATTGATGAACCACGGGTGCCCCAGGCGCGCCGCCCGCAGGATAGCACTGTCGTTATTGGCGGCAATCCAAATGGGGGGATAGGGCTTCTGCAGGGGACGGATGGTGCACACCGCCTCCCGCACGCGGAAGTGCTGGCTTTCAAAGGTTACCTGGGGCTGGGTCCACAGGCGCTTCACCAGGTCTAACGCCTCTAGAAACCGCCCGACGCGATGGCGGCGCTCCACCCCGAACGCCTCATACTCAATGTCCCGGTAGCCCAACCCCACCCCGAAAATCACCCTCCCCTCGCTGATGATGTCCAAAGTGGCCACGCTCTCCGCCACCTCCACAGGGTTGAGCATGGAGAGCAGAAGCACCCCCGTTACCAGGCGCATGGTCCCCGTCTCGGCTGCCAGACGGGCCAGGAAAGGAACGGCTTGGAGGCTCTGGTAGGGCGGAGAGAGGAAATGTTGGCCCGTGGCGATGGCATCAAAGCCGGCATCCCGCGCCAGGCGCACCTGGTGCATCGCCTCCCGAAACCGCCGCACCGGGGAGTCCGTTACCGGATGCTGGGGAATCACATACAGACCAAAGCGCACCATACCATCCCTCCACACAACGGTAAGGACACCCTAGCGTCCTCCCGCCTTCGCCGTGCTCCCTTATCACGGCACACCTTGGGCCGATGTGGGGGTGGGCGTGGGCCATCGCCTCACTAGGGCGTCACCTCTATCCGGATGTGGGGGGCATAGGTGCGCAGGGTCTCCAGGAAGCCCCGCTCGTCGGCGGGGCTCACCACCACCTCGTGCCAAAAGCGTCCTTTGACCTCCAGCACCAGGTTGCGGTGGGAGAAGGCCCCCCGCAAGCGCATCACACGAAACGAAGACGACAGGTGCACCCAGCCGCCCCTGCGCACCCGATGCACCCCCTCTAAAGGCACTGTCCAGCGGAACACCCCCACACGCACCACCAAGCGGTCGCTCTCCACCTGGTAACCCGATCCCCAGAACAATCCCCCCACCACAGCCAACCCCAACCCCGTGATGAACAGCCCCACCAGCCGATCCTGGCCCCGCTCCAGCACCAAAACAAGCACAAACATCACCCCCAGCATGCCCACCGGGAACACCAGGAGCCACCAATCAATGTGCGGGCGGAACCAGCGCGCTGGCATGGCGTCCGTAAGGCTTACAGGAGCCCCTCTCGCTCAAAGAAGCGCCCCAACACCCGCACCCCTTCGTAGATATCCTCCAGCTTGGGGTAGGCGAAGCAGAGGCGCAGGCAGTTCTTCCCCTTCCCCTCGGGGGAGAACAGGCTCCCGTTGTAGTAACTGACACCCGCCTGCAGCGCCTTCTCCTGGACGGCGGCCGTATCGGCCCCCTCCCGCAGGCGCACCCAGATGTACATCCCACCTCGCGGGCGACTCCACTGGGCCCGCGGGCCAAAAGCCTCCCCCAAAGCGGACAGCATGGCATCCCGCTTGCGCCGCAGGCCATCAATCAACTCCTGCACATGGGGTTTACGGTGCTCCCGTAGATAGCGGTAAACCACCATCGCCGCCAGGTGGTTGGTGCCCGCGTCCAACTTGATGGTCGTCAGACGCTCCATGACCTCCGTAGGAGCCACCACCCACCCCAAGCGCACCCCCGGAGCCACGATCTTGGAGAAGGAACTGGCGTACAGCACCGCCCCATCCGCCCCCGGCAAACTGGCGATGGCGGGAATGTTGTCCCCCTCTATGCGCAGATCCACATAACAATCGTCCTCCAGAATGGGAAAGCCGTAGGCGTGGGCCAGTTCTATCAGACGGCGCCGACGCTCCACGGGCAACTCACTCCCCTGGGGGTTTTGGAAGGTGGGGATGGTATACAGCAGTTTGGGCCTCAACCCGAAGCGCTTGAGTGTGGCCAGGGTCTCCTCCAAGGCGTCCATGCGCATCCCCTGCTGGTCGCAGGGGATGCCGATGACCCGCGCCCCAAACCGCCGCAGGGAGCGCAAAGTGCCCAGGTAGAAGAAGTCCTCCGTCAACACAATATCACCCGGGTCCAGCAGCGCCTCAAAGATCAGGTTCAACCCCTGCATAGACCCGCTGGTCAAGAGCACATGGTCGCGGTCGGTGCGGATGCCCCGGTCCTCCGCCAGTTTCTCCACAATGAGGTCACGCAGGCCTTCGTGTCCCATGGCGGGGGGATAAAGGGCCAGGGAGCGCCCCTCCGCCTGTAGAGCCTGAGCCATGGCCTGGGCCAAATCGTCCAAGGGGAGCAGGTCAGGGTCCGGGTAGGCCACAGCAAAGTCGTAGCGGGCGTGGGTGGGGGCACGGCGCACCGGGGCAGGTGTGCGCTGGCTGAAAAGACCCTCATAGCGGAAGGGACACATCCCATCCTCCTCGTGTAGGCGTTAGGTGTAGTGTAGCCTGGAGCGTGTCCAGGTGCAACCCGCTTGCCCTTCCGCCACCTCCTTGCCAATAGTTGACAGACCCCCCTAGAACTGGTAGGCTACAGGGCCAAAAGGGACTGACGGGGTATCGGGAAACGCCCGCTTTCTGACGGAGGACCCATGACCACCGGCGTCATTGTCTTGGGCAAGATGACCCCCGCTGCCACGCACATCCTCACCCCCGAGGCGCAGGCCTTTTTGGCCGACCTGGCCCGGGAGTTTGAAGCGGGGCGCCGCGCCCTTTTACAGGCCCGCGTGGCGCGCCAAGCCGAAGTCGACCAAGGCCACCTGCCCGATTTCCGCCCCGAAACCCGCGGCATCCGCGAACAGCCCTGGCGCGTGCCCCCTGCCCCCAAAGACCTCCTCAACCGCCGCGTGGAAATCACCGGCCCCACCGACCGTAAGATGTTCATCAACGCCCTCAACTCGGGGGCCAATATCTACATGACCGACTTCGAGGACGCCCACTCCCCCGCCTGGGAGCCAACCCTGGAGGGGCAACTGAACATCTATGAAGGGGTGCGCCGCACCATCTCCTTTCAAGAGGCCGATGGGCGTGTCTACCGCCTCAACCCCGAGACCGCTACCCTGTGCGTGCGCCCCCGGGGCATCCACCTTCCCGAACGCCACCTGCTGGTGGACGGTCAACCCATCGCGGGCTTCCTGTTTGATGTGGGCCTGTTCCTGTTCCACAACGCCCACGCCCTCCTGGAGCGGGGGTCGGGGCCGTATCTGTACATCCCCAAACTGCAGGGGCACCTGGAGGCCCGCTGGGTCAACCAGGTGCTGGACTACGCCGAGGAACGCCTGGGCCTCCCCAAAGGGTGCATCCGCGTCACGGTGCTCATTGAGCACATCTGGGCCACCTTTGAGATGGAGGAAATCCTCTACCAACTGCGCTCCCGCATCACGGGCCTTAACCTGGGACGGTGGGACTACATCTTCAGCGTCATCAAGACCTTCCGCGCCCACCCCTGGGCACTCCTGCCCGACCGCTCCGCCGTGACCATGACCACCCCCTTCCTGAAGGCGGCGGCGGAGATGCTGGTGGCCGTGTGCCACAAGCGGGGTGCCCATGCCCTCGGAGGCATGTCCGCCTACATCCCCCGCCGGGGCGACCCGGGTGCTAACGAGCGCGCCCTCGCCCAGGTGCGCGCCGACAAGGAGCGGGAGGCCGCGCAAGGCTTTGACGGCGCATGGGTTGCCCACCCAGACCTCGTCCCCGTTGTGCGGGAGGTCTTTGACCGCGCCTTCTCCGGCCCCCACCAGCTGGACCGCATCCCGGAGGTGCGCGTCACCGCCCGCGACCTGCTGGACCTCCCCAAAGGCGACATCACCGAGGCCGGCGTGCGCAACAACATCAGTGTCTCCCTGCTCTACCTGCAGTCGTGGCTGTTGGGACGCGGGGCGGCGGCCATCTACAACCTCATGGAGGACACCGCCACCGCCGAAATCGCCCGCTCCCAGATTTGGCAGTGGCTCCACTTCCGGGCGCGCCTGGCCGATGGGCGCATCGTTACCCCCGCCCTGTACTACACCCTGCGCACCGAGGAGGCCCAGAAAATCCTTCAGGCCCAGGGCCACGCCCAGGCCGAGGCCCTCTCCAAGGCCGTAGACATTTTGGACTCCCTGGTCACCTCCCCCGACTGCGTGGAGTTCCTCACCCTCCCCGCCTATCGCGCCCTGGGGTAAGGGCCCCTTATGGCAAGCCCGCTCCCGCGGGGGCTTCCTGGGGGGCGTTCGCCCCCCTTTACTTCTCCCTGGCCCCCTGCTAGCATGGGTTATGTCGGGGGGAGGTGTTGGCACATGGTAACGCCTACCAAGCCGCTCACCATCACCATCACACCCAAGGCCGCCGAGAAGGTTCGCTACTTCGCCGAGAAGGAGGGCCTGCAGGAGTTCGGCCTCCGGGTGGCCGTCAAGGGCGGGGGATGCTCGGGCTTGATGTACACCCTCTCCCTGGAAAAGGAACCCCGCCCCGAGGACAAGGTCATTGAACAGCACGGCATCCGCCTCTTTGTGGATAAAAAGTCGTATGTTTTCCTAGCGGGCACCACCCTGGACTTCACCGACGGCCTCAACGGGAAGGGCTTCGTATTCCAAAACCCCAACGCCAAAAGCGTCTGTGGGTGTGGCAACTCCTTCTCCGTCTAGCGCGGACGCCCCCGTGCCCCTGCGCAGCCCCCTTTACCCCCTCCATATGGCAACGGGGCCGTCTTTGTGCCTTATAGACGGCTGGGAAATCCCCTTCGCCTGGACCTCCCCACAAACCGAGGCCCAGGTGGCCCGTCACGCCTGCGCCCTGTGGGACCGCTCCCCTTGGGGACGCCTGGGGGCCACAGGCAAAGACGCCCTGGACCTCCTCAACCGCCTCTCCACTAACCGCCTGGACGACCTCTCCCCTGGGCAAGGCCGTCAGACCGTCCTCACCACCCCCAAGGGGCGATGCATAGATTGGCTCTGGGTCTTTCGCCTCCCCGACGGCCTCCTTCTCCTCACCAGCCCGGGGGCCGAGGAGGCCGTCGCCTCCTGGCTAGACACCTACACCATCCTAGAGGAAGTCTCCCTCACCTCCCTCACAGGCACCACAGCCCTGATAGGCGTCCTGGGGCCGCAGGCGTCGGACCTGCTGGGAGCGCTCCTGCCCACCATGCCCCACAAGATGGACAAGGGCACCCTGTGGGAGGGGCAGTGGCAGGGCGTGCCCCTGACCCTCCTGCGCACCGATGCTCTGGCCCTGCCCCAGTGGGATGTGCTGGTGTCGGCGGAGCAGGCCCCCCGCCTGTGGAACGCCCTGCGGGAGCGAGGGGCGGAGCCTATAGGTTTTGGAGCGGAGGAAATCCTGCGCGTGGCCGCCGGCATCCCCCGCCGGGGGAGGGAACTCACCGAAGCCTATAACCCCCTAGAGGCGGGGGTGTGGGAGAGCGTCTCCTTCAGCAAGGGGTGCTACATTGGGCAAGAGGTGCTGGCCCGCCTGAAGACCTACGGGAAAATCCAGAAGGCCCTGGCCCGCCTGGCCCTAAGCGCCCCCGTGCTCCCTGGCACACCCCTCTGGGCCGAGGGCACAAAGGTGGGTGTGGTAACCTCGTGCGTTGAAGATACCGATGGCCCCCGCGCCCTAGCCTACCTCACCCGCCCCCTGCTGGAGGTTGGGCGCACGGTGGAAGCCGTTCCCTCCCCCGGGCGCACCGTCGCAGGGCGTGTGGAGTGGGCACCCGTTTTACCACCTGCCTACCAGGTTCCGACGGGCGCGGGGCTTGAACAAGACGACGCCGCCTTTTAAATGATACCTGCCCGCGTGGCCAGGTAAACCGCCTGGGCCCTATCCCCCACCCCCAGTTTGGCGAAGATGCGCCCAATCATGTTTTTCACTGTCCCCTCCGAGTAGTGCAGGTCTTGCGCGATCTGGGCGTTGGACTGGCCCTGGGCCATCCGTCGGAGCACCTCCCGCTCGGTAGGGGTCAACGCAGCGATGCGCTGTCCCTCCTCTGGGGTCAGGGGTGGCCCAGATGCCGCCAGCGCCTTCACCAACGCCGGCCATAAGGACGCATCCACGATGCTCCCCCCGTCCATAATGGTACGGATGTCCCGCACCAGGCTTTCGGGAGAGACGCTTTTGAGCCGATAGCCCGCCGCCCCTGCCAAAAGGGCCCGTTTCAGATACTCGGGGTCGTCTAACCCCGTGAGGATAATCACACGACAGGTGGGCACCGCCGTGTGCACCGCCCGCGCCGCCTCCAGCCCATCCATATCCGGGAGGCGCACATCCATCAGCACCACATCCGGCCGCAGGGTGCGGGCCAAGGCAATACCCTCCTGCCCCGTCCCGGCCTCCCCCACCACTTGTATGTCGGGCTGACTGCTCAGCACCGTTTTTATGCCCTCCCGAAAGAGGGCGTGGTCATCCACAATCAAAACGGAGATAGGGCCAGGCGCCACCCGCTCCATATGGCTCCTTTCGGACCCCTCTCCCCTTTTACGTCCGCCCCCAAGGGTGGAGGCGCTCCCTCGCGTCACGGGAAATTGGGGGTTTTCCCCTATAGGTGCACACGCTCATCCTATCTATAATACTTGTAGCGTGTGCGGTGCGAGGAGTGTATGTCTGCGCCCGGACTCGACGACCTTTTCGCAAGCAATGGAGCAGACCGCCTCCTCCGGGCTATTGAGCAGGTGGCTTTGACCCACCTGTCTAGCCTTCCCACCTCGGCCATGATGGAGCGCCTGGCGGGTATCGTGGGCGAGGCCCTAGATGCCAGGGTGGTCATCATCCGCCGCTACGACCCGCACCAGAATGTCCTCGAGGCGGTGGCCTCCTGGGGCCTCCCCCTGCAAGAAGTTCCCTATCCCCGTATCGCCGTTGACCGGGATTTCCTCGGGCGTTTAAACGCCTTGCACACCTTCTCAGTTGTGCATACTGCCGAGTATCCCCACGACCCCGCCATTCGCACTCTAGCCGAACGGCTAGGGGTGCAAACCTCCCTGGGCGTTCCCTTGCGAGCAGGGGATACCTACCTGGGAAGCCTGCGCATCCACTTCCCTCTCAAGCGCACCTTCTCCCCTCAGGAGACGGCGCTCGTCCAAGCGGTGGCCGACCGCGTCGCCCAGGCGTTATATCACGCCCAGACCCTGGAGAGGGAACAGAGCGCCCGCCGCCACGCCGAGGCGCTCCTCGCCATCGCCCAAGCCGGCCTGGCCAATGCCCCCCTCTCCGAAGTCCTGCAGGGCCTGGCCACCGCCATTCACAAAGCCGTCCGTGCCGATGTGGTCATCCGCCTCTGGGACGAGTCCCAGCAGGGCCTTATCCTGGGAGCCTGCACCCCACCCACCCCGCCAGGCTGGACCCGCCCCCGTGTCCTCCCCCTGGACACCTTCGCCGGCAAGGCCTTTCGTGAAAACCGCACCCTTATCGCCACCCAGTTCTCCAGGGATGACCCCCTCTTTCGTCTTTTCCCCTCCACTTTCTGCGCTACCATTGCCATTCCTATTCCCGGTGGGGAACACCCCCTGGGCACCTTGGCTCTGTGTTGGACGCACCCCTACACCCCCACTGCGGACGAGCAAAACCTCCTGGAGACAGCAGCCGCTTTGGCCGGCCAAGCCATCCGCCGCTCCCAGGCCCTCGAACAGGAGTGCCAGGCGCGCCGCCATGCCGAGTCCCTCCTGGCCATTGCTAAAGCCGGCCTCGCCCATGCCCCCCTTCCCGATGTCCTGCAAGGTTTAGCCAAAGTCATCCTGGTCTCCCTGCAAGCAGACAGGGTCGTCCTCCGTCTGTGGAACGAAAAGACCCAAACCCTAGACCTCGCCGCCTTCGCCCCTGCCCTCCTGGAACCCATTCTCACCCCCCGCCACACTCACAGTCAGCAGACCTTTTCCCTGCGCGTGTTCCAGGAGAAGCGCACCCTGGCCCTTCCCGATATCGCCCATGACCCCATCGCCCGCTCCACCTTCCACCCCTCCATCGTCTCCACCCTAGGCACCCCCATCCTGAGCGACGGCTCCCCGCTAGGTGTCATCCATGTGGACTGGACTTCACCCCATACCCCTACGCCGAAGGAGCAGACCCTCCTGGAGACCGCCGCCGCCCTGGCTGGCCAGGCCATCCGACGGGCCACAGCCCTGGAACAGGAGCACCAGGCCCGCCGCTGGGCCGAAGCGTTGGCCCAGGTCCTGCAGGAAGGCACCCGCAGCGCCCCCCTCCCCCACATCCTCCAACGCATCCTGGTGCACATGGTCGCCTACTGGGGAGCAACGGGGGGCATCGTGCGCCTCCTGGACAAGGCCACCCAATCCCTTGTGGCTGTGGCCTGTGTGGGCTACCGCATGGAGGACCTCACCCCCCAGCCGATAGACGGCAGCGGCGGGGGACTCTCCCGCATTATCTTCGCCTCCCGCGCCACACGCCTCTACGGCTACGCCGACCTCCTGCAAGCCCGCTCCCTTACGGCTCTGCTCGGACACAAGATGCTCCTGGGAGCACCCCTGGAGATCCAGGGCGAGCCGGTCGGCGTCCTCCACCTGGACTGGAAAGAGGAGCGGGACTTCACCCCCGAGGATATAGAGCGTTTCACCCTCATGGTGCGCACCGCCTCCCAGGCGGTGGAGCGGGTTTGGCTGACGGAAAAGGCGCAACAACAGGCTCGAGCCCTTCAGTATCAGGCCGCTATCTTGGCTCAGGTGCAAGATATCATCACAGTTACCGACCTTGAGGGCAAGGTGCGGTACTGGTCTCCCGGGGCGGAACGGCTTCTGGGCATCCCCTCCTCCGCGACCCTGGGCGCATCCCTTTACTCCCTCCTGGGGGGCACACCCCAGGATTGGGAGGAGTGCGTGCGCCACATCGCCGCAGGGCGTATCCCCGCTACCCGCTCCTGCCCCGTCACCACCTCCGATGGCAAAACCTTGTGGCTAGAGTGCGCCATGTCGCCCTGGTACGGCAGCGAGGGCCGGGTGGAGGGCTATATCGTCGTCGGGCGGGATGTTACCCCGATGCGCAAGATGGAGATCCAGATGCTCCAACTGGAGAAGATGCGCGCCCTGGGGCAGATGGCCGCCGGCGTCGCCCACGATTTCAACAACTTCCTGGCCGTCATTATGGGGCAGGCCGAACTGGCCCTTATGGACAAGACCCTCTCCGCCCGCCAGCGCCAAGCCCTAGAAGCCATCCGCCGCGCCGCCGTGGACGGTGCCCAGGTGGTGCGCCGTCTAGCCACCCTTGCCCGCTTGCGCTCCGAAGGCCAGGCCGAACCCGTGGATGTGCAGAAGGTCTGCCGCGACGCCTTGGAGAGCACCCGCTTCGCCTGGCAGGAGCGGGCCGCCCGGCAAGGCGTTACCATCCACCTGGCCACCGCCTTCCAGGACACCCCCCCTGCCGCCTGCACCGAGTCCGAACTGCGCGAAGTGCTCATCAACCTCATCCTCAACGCCATTGATGCCATGCCCCAGGGCGGCACCCTCACCCTCTCCTGTTTCACAAAGGATGACCGTGTCTGCATCGCCGTCCAAGACACGGGCACGGGCATCCCCCCCGAGGTGCGCTCCCACCTGTTTGAACCCTTCTTCACCACCAAAGGCCCTAAGGGCACCGGGCTAGGCTTGGCCGTCTCCTACAGCATCATCAAGCGCTATGGCGGAGACATCAGCGTGGAGACCGAGGTGGGCAAAGGCTCCACCTTTACCGTGTCCCTGCCCGTCGCCCCCGCACCCTCAGAACAATCCCCCCATGCACAGCAACGCACCGCCGCCCCCCGCAGTTTGCACCTCCTGGTGGTGGAGGACGACCCCGCTGTCGCCGACATGCTGGAGCATATGCTCACCAGTTTGGGCCATCGGCCCCGGGTCTTCCGCGACCCCGCCAAAGCCCTGGAAGCCGTGGGCACCCAGGAGTGGGACGCCCTCGTGACCGACCTGGCCATGCCCGGCTTGACCGGGTGGGATGTGGCCACCTATGCCAAGAAGGCCCGCCCCACCCTCCCTGTCCTCCTGCTCACCGGGTACGGAGACCACATAGATCCCCACGAGGCCCAAGCCCACGGTGTAGACCGCGTCCTGGGGAAACCCCTCTCCCCCCAGGACCTGGCCTCTGCTTTGCTGGCCGTTGTGGAAGGGGGGAGCAAAGCCGCCCCGCGGGGGTAAGGCACCCCACGGCCCCTTCGAAGGGGTGCCCTATTTTATACACCGCCGACGCACCACCTGCACACCGGCACTGTGCAGGACACCGCTGGGCAAAGGAGGAGGAGCCTTGCGCACTACCACCCGCACCCCCTCCACCTGGGGAAAACGCGTTAGAACGCGGCGGGCTATCTCCTCCGCCAGAAACTCCAATAGCGTGGAGGGGGGCCCCAGCATCACCTCCTGCACCAGG
This region includes:
- a CDS encoding GAF domain-containing protein — encoded protein: MSAPGLDDLFASNGADRLLRAIEQVALTHLSSLPTSAMMERLAGIVGEALDARVVIIRRYDPHQNVLEAVASWGLPLQEVPYPRIAVDRDFLGRLNALHTFSVVHTAEYPHDPAIRTLAERLGVQTSLGVPLRAGDTYLGSLRIHFPLKRTFSPQETALVQAVADRVAQALYHAQTLEREQSARRHAEALLAIAQAGLANAPLSEVLQGLATAIHKAVRADVVIRLWDESQQGLILGACTPPTPPGWTRPRVLPLDTFAGKAFRENRTLIATQFSRDDPLFRLFPSTFCATIAIPIPGGEHPLGTLALCWTHPYTPTADEQNLLETAAALAGQAIRRSQALEQECQARRHAESLLAIAKAGLAHAPLPDVLQGLAKVILVSLQADRVVLRLWNEKTQTLDLAAFAPALLEPILTPRHTHSQQTFSLRVFQEKRTLALPDIAHDPIARSTFHPSIVSTLGTPILSDGSPLGVIHVDWTSPHTPTPKEQTLLETAAALAGQAIRRATALEQEHQARRWAEALAQVLQEGTRSAPLPHILQRILVHMVAYWGATGGIVRLLDKATQSLVAVACVGYRMEDLTPQPIDGSGGGLSRIIFASRATRLYGYADLLQARSLTALLGHKMLLGAPLEIQGEPVGVLHLDWKEERDFTPEDIERFTLMVRTASQAVERVWLTEKAQQQARALQYQAAILAQVQDIITVTDLEGKVRYWSPGAERLLGIPSSATLGASLYSLLGGTPQDWEECVRHIAAGRIPATRSCPVTTSDGKTLWLECAMSPWYGSEGRVEGYIVVGRDVTPMRKMEIQMLQLEKMRALGQMAAGVAHDFNNFLAVIMGQAELALMDKTLSARQRQALEAIRRAAVDGAQVVRRLATLARLRSEGQAEPVDVQKVCRDALESTRFAWQERAARQGVTIHLATAFQDTPPAACTESELREVLINLILNAIDAMPQGGTLTLSCFTKDDRVCIAVQDTGTGIPPEVRSHLFEPFFTTKGPKGTGLGLAVSYSIIKRYGGDISVETEVGKGSTFTVSLPVAPAPSEQSPHAQQRTAAPRSLHLLVVEDDPAVADMLEHMLTSLGHRPRVFRDPAKALEAVGTQEWDALVTDLAMPGLTGWDVATYAKKARPTLPVLLLTGYGDHIDPHEAQAHGVDRVLGKPLSPQDLASALLAVVEGGSKAAPRG
- the folB gene encoding dihydroneopterin aldolase — protein: MTCYEGDSIFLEGMAFYAFHGATDEERMVGGRYLVDLEVRLRLATAGGRDRLEDTVDYRALYGLVQEVMLGPPSTLLEFLAEEIARRVLTRFPQVEGVRVVVRKAPPPLPSGVLHSAGVQVVRRRCIK